One Nicotiana tomentosiformis chromosome 4, ASM39032v3, whole genome shotgun sequence genomic window carries:
- the LOC104102375 gene encoding isoflavone reductase homolog A622-like: MVVSEKSKILIIGGTGYIGKYLVETSAKSGHPTFVLIRESTLVNPEKSKLIDTFKSYGVTLLFGDISNQESLLKAIKQVDVVISTVGGQQFADQVNIIKAIKEAGNIKRFLPSEFGFDVDHAHAIEPAASLFALKVKIRRMIEAEGIPYTYVICNWFADFFLPNLGQLEAKTPPRDKVVIFGDGNPKAIYVKEEDIATYTMKAVDDPRTLNKTLHMRPPANILSFNEIVSLWEEKIGKTLEKLYLSEEDILHIVQEGPMPLRVNLAICHSVFVNGDSANFEIQPSTGVEATELYPKVKYTTVDEYYNKFV, from the exons ATGGTTGTATCAGAGAAAAGCAAGATCTTAATAATTGGAGGCACAGGCTACATAGGAAAATACTTGGTGGAGACAAGTGCAAAATCTGGGCATCCAACTTTCGTTCTTATCAGAGAAAGCACACTCGTAAACCCCGAGAAATCAAAACTCATCGACACATTCAAGAGTTATGGGGTTACGCTACTTTTT GGAGATATATCCAATCAAGAAAGCTTACTCAAGGCAATCAAGCAAGTTGATGTGGTGATTTCCACTGTCGGAGGACAGCAATTTGCTGATCAAGTGAACATCATCAAAGCAATTAAAGAAGCTGGAAATATCAAG AGATTTCTTCCTTCAGAATTTGGATTCGATGTGGATCATGCCCATGCAATTGAGCCAGCTGCATCACTCTTCGCTCTCAAGgtaaaaattaggaggatgatagAGGCAGAAGGAATTCCATACACATATGTAATCTGCAATTGGTTTGCAGATTTCTTCTTGCCCAACTTGGGGCAGTTAGAGGCCAAAACCCCTCCTAGAGACAAAGTTGTCATTTTTGGCGATGGAAATCCCAAAG CAATATATGTGAAGGAAGAAGACATAGCAACATACACTATGAAAGCAGTAGATGATCCACGGACATTGAATAAGACTCTTCACATGAGACCACCTGCCAATATCCTATCCTTCAACGAGATAGTGTCCTTGTGGGAGGAGAAAATTGGGAAGACCCTCGAGAAGTTATATCTATCAGAGGAAGATATTCTCCACATTGTACAAG AGGGACCTATGCCGTTAAGAGTCAATTTGGCCATATGCCATTCAGTTTTTGTTAATGGAGATTCTGCAAACTTTGAGATTCAACCTTCTACAGGTGTCGAAGCCACTGAGCTATATCCGAAAGTGAAATACACAACCGTCGACGAGTACTACAACAAATTTGTCTAG